The sequence below is a genomic window from Silvanigrella paludirubra.
AAAGGTACTTTTGTTTATAGTCTTGCTTTTGGACCAGGATTAACAATTTCTGGCTCTATTATGAGAATAGTATGATTTATTTTGAAATTATTTCTATAATTATTATTATGACTCATGGTATGATTATGTGTTTAGATGAATTTTATTTTCATCATAAACGAAAGCTCCCTAAATGGGAAAGACTAGGTCATCCTATTGATACTTTATTTTTTTTCTTCTGTTTTCTAATTGTATTATTTTTTCCAATGACAAAATTAACGGTTATTCTATTTTTTATATTATCTTTTATTTCTAGTTTGATAATAGTAAAAGACGAATTTATTCATGCTAAAAGTTGTTGTATCAAAGAAAATTATTTACATGCTATTTTATTCGTATTTCATCCAATACTTTTAATTATTCTATTTTTATCGTGGTCTTCTTTTACTAAGTCTTATTTCAGTGGCTTAGAAAATTTTAATTCTATAATTGTTAAAAATATTATTTATTTTCAATTTGTAACAACTGCTTTATTTTTTATTTATCAAATTATATTTTGGAATTTTATATATAAAGAAAAGTCTAAGCTTTAGCTAATTTATTTGAGACACCTAAAATAAGAAGTTCTATTTCTTTTGTTGTTTTTATTAGTTTTTCACCTTCGTCAATAAGTTCATTTGCAGATGATGAAGTTTGAATTGCTGAAGTTTGATTTTTTTGAGTTGCTCTGTCTATTTCTGTCATAGCTGTTGTGATTTGTCTAACACCAATTTCTTGTTCTTTTGTTGCAGATGAAATTTGTTCTATAACAGAAACCATATTAATAATATCTTCAGAAATGCGGACAAAAGATTCTTGAACTTCTGTTGTTACTGCTTTTCCTTCTGTTACCCTAACTTTTGTTACCCCTAAAATTTTATTCACTTCTTCTTGGCTTTTTAAAATAAGATCTTGAATTTCTTTTGCCGATTTTCCACTCACTTTTGCTAAGTTACCAACTTCTTCTGCAACGACGGCAAATCCTTTTCCGTATTCACCAGCACGAGCAGACTCAATAGATGCGTTTAAGGACAACAACTCTGTCTTTGAAACAATATCATTAATGACAGAAGTTTTTGCGTGAATTTGATTGATAATTTCTGCAATATTTTGGAGTTGGTTATTAGACTCTTGAATGGTGTCCATGCTGTTCGTTAATCTTTTCATGGTTCTTAAACTTCCTTCCGCTTTCACAGAAGCATCTTTTGCTACTAATGCTGATTGAGTTGCATTTTCGGAAGTTTTATTCACCATGCTTGTAATTTGATTTATAGCAGCCGTTGTTTGATGAACAGAAGCGGCTTGTTCTGTAACAGATTCCGATAAACCTTGAGAGTTTTTCATCAATACATTTGATATTTCCATAGTCGCATCGCCTTGGTGTTTAAGGCTTATAATCGATTTACTTATATTTTTAGTTAATTTAAGAATAGAAAAAATGATTAATAAACATACTAAAATAGATATAATTAGAACAGTTGTCATTGTAATAATAGTAATACTTGTTAAATTAGCTCCTTGTTTTGTAGAATTTCTGCCACCCTCAATATTAAAATTTTCTTCTTTAGTTAAAGCGTCTAAAAATTTGAATAAAGAGCTTTTCCCAATTTTATTGTAATGATTTAAAGCTTCAATGCCCCTATTCTCTTTAGCTAAATTAATTTCTTCGTTGTAATTTTTTATAAATTCTTTATAGGTTGCAATTGTTGCGTCATAATATTCTTTTTCTCCTGGACCGATATATTTTGAATAATTTTCAAATTCTTTATCTAAATCTTCTTTAAATGTTTTAAGATCTTCTAAATTTTTTGAGAGTTGTTCTCTTTGATTCGCTACAGAATTTGCAATGACTAAAACTTCTCTTCTAGAAAGGTTTCCAAGTGCAAGGTTGATTTTGGATATAATTTCGATACTTGGCATCCAATTTGTTCCGGTATCGTTTGCATACTCTTGTGTTTTATTTATCATATAAATACAATACGTACATGAAAATAAAATTAAAAATGCTAGGATAGATATAGATAAAATTATTTTAAAAGAAAGGCTTTTATTTCCCATTTGAACACTCCAAAAGAATACCTATTTAAAATTGTATTCTTTTTAACGTGCTTTAAATATATTCATAAAAAAGTGCCAAAAATATGACAATTTTGTATATATGAATATAAAATATTTACTTTTGAATTGTATAAATTTTTCCAAATTCGGATTTTGGATATATATTTTGGTATAAAGCATAGTATTTTTTTGAATTGATATCATCTTTTCTTTTTGCTGCTTCGTTGGATAACATAAGTTGATATGGGAAAATCCACAATGGAGGATTATAGGAAAATAAATTTTTTTCTATTTTATGAACTCCATTTCTGTAAAATAAATTTTCAATATTTTTTAGAGGCTGCTTATTTAAAGCCATTTCTGAAGCTTGTAAATATGTCT
It includes:
- a CDS encoding HAMP domain-containing methyl-accepting chemotaxis protein, with product MGNKSLSFKIILSISILAFLILFSCTYCIYMINKTQEYANDTGTNWMPSIEIISKINLALGNLSRREVLVIANSVANQREQLSKNLEDLKTFKEDLDKEFENYSKYIGPGEKEYYDATIATYKEFIKNYNEEINLAKENRGIEALNHYNKIGKSSLFKFLDALTKEENFNIEGGRNSTKQGANLTSITIITMTTVLIISILVCLLIIFSILKLTKNISKSIISLKHQGDATMEISNVLMKNSQGLSESVTEQAASVHQTTAAINQITSMVNKTSENATQSALVAKDASVKAEGSLRTMKRLTNSMDTIQESNNQLQNIAEIINQIHAKTSVINDIVSKTELLSLNASIESARAGEYGKGFAVVAEEVGNLAKVSGKSAKEIQDLILKSQEEVNKILGVTKVRVTEGKAVTTEVQESFVRISEDIINMVSVIEQISSATKEQEIGVRQITTAMTEIDRATQKNQTSAIQTSSSANELIDEGEKLIKTTKEIELLILGVSNKLAKA